A single window of Alosa alosa isolate M-15738 ecotype Scorff River chromosome 11, AALO_Geno_1.1, whole genome shotgun sequence DNA harbors:
- the cax2 gene encoding putative cation exchanger C521.04c isoform X2: protein MSSESVHLSADSETRRRRIAADNPDETAEPPWGQQNPRGRGLCCDATHLLHEGLDGHSLPCISPPLGPYSSASLCRQRSHSLHAFDDTWDDGRCKTTISAENEVEAQKQANNYKFGFRKWKSHITERPFEVRSEVVKELYSELNVIKVHTGSLISCGNVLYVFLFGWWLALVYALVSLLMFCTLIGFPYGELCWNLSGYFLWPFGKSITEGIASERRPKRAGPDTFTEEVEEHNGASSILLPTPVEDVFEESQAPHKTSHWRRVSTYVWLLLGYPVLAIFHSLACLLSWLLVVTIPVAKMNARAVGSILLLPPEEVHISRITEEPQTGEDKALLCCNHALNGYYYKYTVDGINVFAVNLLPLVIFALVIGYIDKDNKFASSEVKFATAIGSIIPLSYYIGMGIASISAQSNFAVGAVVNATFGSITEMTFYITALLRGHREGNQCLQEIVKAALTGTLLGCILFIPGICMIIGGLRHSEQRFNSRSAGVSSSLLFISIGGVFAPTLFSKAYGNLTCEGCSSTGTNATTNTTGPYVCHNCHYDLSENNYTMFHSHVEPLVHCVSVLLPLAYIIGLIFTLKTHSHIYDIHVGDNNASGHLGAVVHWSRRRALFILIVATVLMSACADLTTEHIQPILSQPGISQYFIGVTVLAMVPEIPEIVNGIQFALQNNISLSLEVGSCIAVQVCMIQIPLLILFNTIYDVGFVLIFSDLHLWASIFSVILVNYIFMDGKSDYFQGTSLVVVYLILLATYYFAPSPAGC from the exons ATGTCCTCTGAAAGTGTACATTTGTCAGCTGACAGTGAGACACGAAGAAGAAGGATTGCTGCTGACAATCCAGATGAAACAGCAG AGCCACCTTGGGGCCAGCAGAACCCCAGAGGTCGAGGGCTGTGCTGTGATGCGACCCACCTGCTCCACGAGGGCCTCGATGGACACTCTCTCCCCTGCATCTCACCGCCATTGGGTCCCTACTCATCCGCTTCCTTATGTAGACAAAGAA GTCATAGTTTGCATGCGTTTGATGATACATGGGACGACGGCCGCTGTAAGACAACTATAAGTGCAGAAAATGAAGTGGAGGCGCAGAAACAGGCTAACAATTATAAG TTTGGATTCAGGAAGTGGAAAAGTCATATCACCGAGCGACCCTTTGAGGTCAGATCAGAGGTAGTGAAGGAGCTCTACTCTGAGCTGAATGTCATCAAAGTTCACACTG GTTCCTTGATCTCCTGTGgcaatgtcttgtatgtgtttttatttggatGGTGGCTTGCCCTAGTGTACGCTTTGGTCAGTCTTCTGATGTTCTGTACTCTCATTGGATTCCCATACG GGGAACTTTGCTGGAATTTGTCAGGTTATTTTCTGTGGCCATTTGGGAAGTCAATAACAGAG GGTATTGCTTCAGAAAGAAGACCTAAAAGAGCAGGCCCAGACACCTTTACTGAGGAGGTAGAAGAACATAACGGAGCCTCATCCATTTTGCTGCCAACACCTGTGGAAGATGTTTTTGAAGAATCTCAGGCACCACACAAAACCTCTCACTGG AGACGTGTGAGCACTTATGTGTGGCTTCTGCTGGGCTATCCTGTCCTGGCTATCTTCCACTCACTGGCCTGCCTGCTGTCCTGGCTGTTGGTCGTCACCATACCTGTGGCCAAGATGAACGCCCGTGCGGTGGGCTCAATTCTACTTCTGCCACCTGAAGAAGTTCACATCAGTCGCATTACAGAGGAG CCTCAGACTGGAGAGGATAAAGCTCTGCTGTGCTGCAACCATGCTCTGAATGGCTACTACTACAAGTACACAGTGGATGGGATCAATGTGTTTGCTGTCA ACCTCCTACCATTGGTCATTTTTGCTCTGGTGATTGGTTACATAGACAAAGACAATAAGTTTGCTAGTTCAGAGGTCAAATTTGCCACAGCTATCGGCTCAATCATTCCTTTGTCCTACTACATCGGTATGGGTATCGCTAG TATTTCAGCACAGAGTAACTTTGCTGTCGGTGCGGTTGTGAACGCCACATTTGGCTCCATCACAGAGATGACCTTCTACATCACCGCTCTGCTCCGAGGACACCGCGAAGGAAACCAGTGTCTGCAGGAGATAGTCAAGGCAGCCCTCACCGGAACTCTTCTGGGCTGCATTCTCTTCATCCCA GGGATCTGTATGATCATTGGTGGACTGAGACACAGCGAGCAAAGGTTCAACAGTCGCTCTGCTGGAGTCAGCTCATCATTGCTTTTCATATCCATTGGAG GGGTGTTTGCGCCAACATTGTTCTCTAAAGCCTACGGCAATCTTACCTGTGAAGGCTGCAGTTCCACGGGGACCAATGCCACCACGAATACTACTGGTCCTTATGTTTGCCACAACTGTCACTATGACTTG AGTGAAAACAACTACACCATGTTCCATAGCCATGTTGA GCCACTGGTGCACTGTGTCTCTGTCCTCCTACCTTTGGCTTACATCATCGGCCTCATCTTTACTCtgaagacacactcacacatctacGACATCCATGTTGGTGACAATAACG CCTCCGGACACCTTGGTGCGGTGGTCCACTGGTCTCGGAGGAGAGCTCTGTTCATTCTCATCGTGGCTACGGTGCTAATGTCCGCCTGTGCAGATCTGACCACAGAGCATATCCAGCCAATCCTCAGTCAGCCCGGCATCTCCCAA TATTTTATTGGTGTCACTGTGCTGGCTATGGTACCTGAAATCCCAGAGATTGTAAATGGCATCCAGTTTGCACTTCAGAATAATATCAGTTTGAG TTTGGAGGTGGGAAGCTGCATTGCCGTGCAAGTGTGTATGATTCAAATCCCTTTGTTGATTCTCTTCAACACAATCTAT GATGTCGGCTTTGTACTTATATTCAGTGATCTCCATCTATGGGCAAGCATTTTCAGTGTGATTCTTGTCAATTATATTTTCATGGATGGCAAGTCTGATTATTTTCAAG GTACTTCTCTGGTGGTGGTGTATCTCATACTGTTGGCCACGTATTACTTTGCACCTTCCCCTGCAGGCTGCTGA
- the cax2 gene encoding putative cation exchanger C521.04c isoform X1 has protein sequence MSSESVHLSADSETRRRRIAADNPDETAGEPPWGQQNPRGRGLCCDATHLLHEGLDGHSLPCISPPLGPYSSASLCRQRSHSLHAFDDTWDDGRCKTTISAENEVEAQKQANNYKFGFRKWKSHITERPFEVRSEVVKELYSELNVIKVHTGSLISCGNVLYVFLFGWWLALVYALVSLLMFCTLIGFPYGELCWNLSGYFLWPFGKSITEGIASERRPKRAGPDTFTEEVEEHNGASSILLPTPVEDVFEESQAPHKTSHWRRVSTYVWLLLGYPVLAIFHSLACLLSWLLVVTIPVAKMNARAVGSILLLPPEEVHISRITEEPQTGEDKALLCCNHALNGYYYKYTVDGINVFAVNLLPLVIFALVIGYIDKDNKFASSEVKFATAIGSIIPLSYYIGMGIASISAQSNFAVGAVVNATFGSITEMTFYITALLRGHREGNQCLQEIVKAALTGTLLGCILFIPGICMIIGGLRHSEQRFNSRSAGVSSSLLFISIGGVFAPTLFSKAYGNLTCEGCSSTGTNATTNTTGPYVCHNCHYDLSENNYTMFHSHVEPLVHCVSVLLPLAYIIGLIFTLKTHSHIYDIHVGDNNASGHLGAVVHWSRRRALFILIVATVLMSACADLTTEHIQPILSQPGISQYFIGVTVLAMVPEIPEIVNGIQFALQNNISLSLEVGSCIAVQVCMIQIPLLILFNTIYDVGFVLIFSDLHLWASIFSVILVNYIFMDGKSDYFQGTSLVVVYLILLATYYFAPSPAGC, from the exons ATGTCCTCTGAAAGTGTACATTTGTCAGCTGACAGTGAGACACGAAGAAGAAGGATTGCTGCTGACAATCCAGATGAAACAGCAG GAGAGCCACCTTGGGGCCAGCAGAACCCCAGAGGTCGAGGGCTGTGCTGTGATGCGACCCACCTGCTCCACGAGGGCCTCGATGGACACTCTCTCCCCTGCATCTCACCGCCATTGGGTCCCTACTCATCCGCTTCCTTATGTAGACAAAGAA GTCATAGTTTGCATGCGTTTGATGATACATGGGACGACGGCCGCTGTAAGACAACTATAAGTGCAGAAAATGAAGTGGAGGCGCAGAAACAGGCTAACAATTATAAG TTTGGATTCAGGAAGTGGAAAAGTCATATCACCGAGCGACCCTTTGAGGTCAGATCAGAGGTAGTGAAGGAGCTCTACTCTGAGCTGAATGTCATCAAAGTTCACACTG GTTCCTTGATCTCCTGTGgcaatgtcttgtatgtgtttttatttggatGGTGGCTTGCCCTAGTGTACGCTTTGGTCAGTCTTCTGATGTTCTGTACTCTCATTGGATTCCCATACG GGGAACTTTGCTGGAATTTGTCAGGTTATTTTCTGTGGCCATTTGGGAAGTCAATAACAGAG GGTATTGCTTCAGAAAGAAGACCTAAAAGAGCAGGCCCAGACACCTTTACTGAGGAGGTAGAAGAACATAACGGAGCCTCATCCATTTTGCTGCCAACACCTGTGGAAGATGTTTTTGAAGAATCTCAGGCACCACACAAAACCTCTCACTGG AGACGTGTGAGCACTTATGTGTGGCTTCTGCTGGGCTATCCTGTCCTGGCTATCTTCCACTCACTGGCCTGCCTGCTGTCCTGGCTGTTGGTCGTCACCATACCTGTGGCCAAGATGAACGCCCGTGCGGTGGGCTCAATTCTACTTCTGCCACCTGAAGAAGTTCACATCAGTCGCATTACAGAGGAG CCTCAGACTGGAGAGGATAAAGCTCTGCTGTGCTGCAACCATGCTCTGAATGGCTACTACTACAAGTACACAGTGGATGGGATCAATGTGTTTGCTGTCA ACCTCCTACCATTGGTCATTTTTGCTCTGGTGATTGGTTACATAGACAAAGACAATAAGTTTGCTAGTTCAGAGGTCAAATTTGCCACAGCTATCGGCTCAATCATTCCTTTGTCCTACTACATCGGTATGGGTATCGCTAG TATTTCAGCACAGAGTAACTTTGCTGTCGGTGCGGTTGTGAACGCCACATTTGGCTCCATCACAGAGATGACCTTCTACATCACCGCTCTGCTCCGAGGACACCGCGAAGGAAACCAGTGTCTGCAGGAGATAGTCAAGGCAGCCCTCACCGGAACTCTTCTGGGCTGCATTCTCTTCATCCCA GGGATCTGTATGATCATTGGTGGACTGAGACACAGCGAGCAAAGGTTCAACAGTCGCTCTGCTGGAGTCAGCTCATCATTGCTTTTCATATCCATTGGAG GGGTGTTTGCGCCAACATTGTTCTCTAAAGCCTACGGCAATCTTACCTGTGAAGGCTGCAGTTCCACGGGGACCAATGCCACCACGAATACTACTGGTCCTTATGTTTGCCACAACTGTCACTATGACTTG AGTGAAAACAACTACACCATGTTCCATAGCCATGTTGA GCCACTGGTGCACTGTGTCTCTGTCCTCCTACCTTTGGCTTACATCATCGGCCTCATCTTTACTCtgaagacacactcacacatctacGACATCCATGTTGGTGACAATAACG CCTCCGGACACCTTGGTGCGGTGGTCCACTGGTCTCGGAGGAGAGCTCTGTTCATTCTCATCGTGGCTACGGTGCTAATGTCCGCCTGTGCAGATCTGACCACAGAGCATATCCAGCCAATCCTCAGTCAGCCCGGCATCTCCCAA TATTTTATTGGTGTCACTGTGCTGGCTATGGTACCTGAAATCCCAGAGATTGTAAATGGCATCCAGTTTGCACTTCAGAATAATATCAGTTTGAG TTTGGAGGTGGGAAGCTGCATTGCCGTGCAAGTGTGTATGATTCAAATCCCTTTGTTGATTCTCTTCAACACAATCTAT GATGTCGGCTTTGTACTTATATTCAGTGATCTCCATCTATGGGCAAGCATTTTCAGTGTGATTCTTGTCAATTATATTTTCATGGATGGCAAGTCTGATTATTTTCAAG GTACTTCTCTGGTGGTGGTGTATCTCATACTGTTGGCCACGTATTACTTTGCACCTTCCCCTGCAGGCTGCTGA
- the armc10 gene encoding armadillo repeat-containing protein 10 isoform X3 produces the protein MGDGNVIPKLGNMKAVLGILAGAGASYGLYKLVRGIGGNAEKKNRTKSLERSGQDIRASGDVILEPGSLMAKVSGFDVVGVRKSPSQVTAEASNILKKSPNCLEPRHIGMLLSLLQSSPTTSERSQVLVTLGNSAAFTVNQDFIREFGGLHIIAGSLTDTSADVRLQTLNALNNLSMNIRNQEQLKVYIPQILEMIEMSPVNSDLQLAALRLLTNMSVTDKHQHLMRNSVTLFLSLLVVSNEILQVQVLKVLVNLSSNPDMIEDIVQAQAPASLVLLFDCCTKVSVLLRLLTLMGNLRAWRPSAQVAEALRWKQDSLFCVLLDDSSQVHHRLPQLLSHPDGEVKAQVAKILT, from the exons CCAAATTGGGTAATATGAAAGCAGTACTGGGGATACTTGCTGGCGCAGGTGCCTCTTATGGGTTATACAAACTTGTCCGCGGTATTGGAGGAAATGCCGAGAAGAAAAACAGAACGAAATCACTAGAAAGAAGCGGTCAAGATATCAGAGCTTCGGGAGATGTAATTCTCGAACCGGGGAGTTTAATGGCCAAAGTGTCGGGATTCGATGTGGTTGGAGTACGCAAAAGTCCTTCTCAGGTCACCGCTGAGGCATCAA ACATTCTAAAGAAGTCCCCAAACTGTTTGGAGCCACGGCACATAGGGATGCTCCTCTCCCTTCTGCAGAGCAGTCCTACCACTTCAGAGAGGTCTCAAGTACTTGTTACACTGGGGAACAGTGCTGCTTTCACAGTGAATCAG GATTTCATCCGTGAATTTGGAGGCCTTCACATTATTGCGGGGTCCCTTACAGACACATCAGCAGATGTTCGACTACAAACTTTGAACGCATTGAACAACCTGAGTATGAACATAAGAAATCAAGAACAGCTGAAG GTGTACATTCCTCAGATTTTGGAGATGATAGAAATGTCACCAGTCAATTCAGATTTGCAGCTTGCAGCCTTGAGGTTGCTGACCAATATGTCAGTCACAGACAAACACCAACATCTGATGAGGAACTCCGTCACCCTGTTCCTGTCTCTGCTAGTAGTGAGCAATGAAATCCTTCAG GTTCAGGTTTTAAAGGTCCTGGTGAATTTGTCCTCAAATCCAGATATGATTGAAGACATTGTCCAAGCACAG GCTCCAGCTTCATTGGTTCTTCTGTTTGACTGCTGCACCAAGGTCTCTGTGCTCCTCCGTCTCTTGACGTTAATGGGAAACCTCAGGGCCTGGAGACCCTCGGCCCAGGTTGCAGAGGCCCTGCGCTGGAAGCAGGACTCACTCTTCTGTGTGCTGCTGGACGATTCCTCCCAGGTGCATCATAGACTCCCGCAGTTACTCTCTCACCCTGACGGCGAAGTCAAGGCTCAGGTGGCTAAGATCCTCACGTAG
- the armc10 gene encoding armadillo repeat-containing protein 10 isoform X2 — protein sequence MGDGNVIPKLGNMKAVLGILAGAGASYGLYKLVRGIGGNAEKKNRTKSLERSGQDIRASGDVILEPGSLMAKVSGFDVVGVRKSPSQVTAEASTDILKKSPNCLEPRHIGMLLSLLQSSPTTSERSQVLVTLGNSAAFTVNQDFIREFGGLHIIAGSLTDTSADVRLQTLNALNNLSMNIRNQEQLKVYIPQILEMIEMSPVNSDLQLAALRLLTNMSVTDKHQHLMRNSVTLFLSLLVVSNEILQVQVLKVLVNLSSNPDMIEDIVQAQAPASLVLLFDCCTKVSVLLRLLTLMGNLRAWRPSAQVAEALRWKQDSLFCVLLDDSSQVHHRLPQLLSHPDGEVKAQVAKILT from the exons CCAAATTGGGTAATATGAAAGCAGTACTGGGGATACTTGCTGGCGCAGGTGCCTCTTATGGGTTATACAAACTTGTCCGCGGTATTGGAGGAAATGCCGAGAAGAAAAACAGAACGAAATCACTAGAAAGAAGCGGTCAAGATATCAGAGCTTCGGGAGATGTAATTCTCGAACCGGGGAGTTTAATGGCCAAAGTGTCGGGATTCGATGTGGTTGGAGTACGCAAAAGTCCTTCTCAGGTCACCGCTGAGGCATCAA CAGACATTCTAAAGAAGTCCCCAAACTGTTTGGAGCCACGGCACATAGGGATGCTCCTCTCCCTTCTGCAGAGCAGTCCTACCACTTCAGAGAGGTCTCAAGTACTTGTTACACTGGGGAACAGTGCTGCTTTCACAGTGAATCAG GATTTCATCCGTGAATTTGGAGGCCTTCACATTATTGCGGGGTCCCTTACAGACACATCAGCAGATGTTCGACTACAAACTTTGAACGCATTGAACAACCTGAGTATGAACATAAGAAATCAAGAACAGCTGAAG GTGTACATTCCTCAGATTTTGGAGATGATAGAAATGTCACCAGTCAATTCAGATTTGCAGCTTGCAGCCTTGAGGTTGCTGACCAATATGTCAGTCACAGACAAACACCAACATCTGATGAGGAACTCCGTCACCCTGTTCCTGTCTCTGCTAGTAGTGAGCAATGAAATCCTTCAG GTTCAGGTTTTAAAGGTCCTGGTGAATTTGTCCTCAAATCCAGATATGATTGAAGACATTGTCCAAGCACAG GCTCCAGCTTCATTGGTTCTTCTGTTTGACTGCTGCACCAAGGTCTCTGTGCTCCTCCGTCTCTTGACGTTAATGGGAAACCTCAGGGCCTGGAGACCCTCGGCCCAGGTTGCAGAGGCCCTGCGCTGGAAGCAGGACTCACTCTTCTGTGTGCTGCTGGACGATTCCTCCCAGGTGCATCATAGACTCCCGCAGTTACTCTCTCACCCTGACGGCGAAGTCAAGGCTCAGGTGGCTAAGATCCTCACGTAG
- the armc10 gene encoding armadillo repeat-containing protein 10 isoform X1, which yields MGDGNVIPKLGNMKAVLGILAGAGASYGLYKLVRGIGGNAEKKNRTKSLERSGQDIRASGDVILEPGSLMAKVSGFDVVGVRKSPSQVTAEASIFAPLIADILKKSPNCLEPRHIGMLLSLLQSSPTTSERSQVLVTLGNSAAFTVNQDFIREFGGLHIIAGSLTDTSADVRLQTLNALNNLSMNIRNQEQLKVYIPQILEMIEMSPVNSDLQLAALRLLTNMSVTDKHQHLMRNSVTLFLSLLVVSNEILQVQVLKVLVNLSSNPDMIEDIVQAQAPASLVLLFDCCTKVSVLLRLLTLMGNLRAWRPSAQVAEALRWKQDSLFCVLLDDSSQVHHRLPQLLSHPDGEVKAQVAKILT from the exons CCAAATTGGGTAATATGAAAGCAGTACTGGGGATACTTGCTGGCGCAGGTGCCTCTTATGGGTTATACAAACTTGTCCGCGGTATTGGAGGAAATGCCGAGAAGAAAAACAGAACGAAATCACTAGAAAGAAGCGGTCAAGATATCAGAGCTTCGGGAGATGTAATTCTCGAACCGGGGAGTTTAATGGCCAAAGTGTCGGGATTCGATGTGGTTGGAGTACGCAAAAGTCCTTCTCAGGTCACCGCTGAGGCATCAA TCTTTGCCCCTTTAATAGCAGACATTCTAAAGAAGTCCCCAAACTGTTTGGAGCCACGGCACATAGGGATGCTCCTCTCCCTTCTGCAGAGCAGTCCTACCACTTCAGAGAGGTCTCAAGTACTTGTTACACTGGGGAACAGTGCTGCTTTCACAGTGAATCAG GATTTCATCCGTGAATTTGGAGGCCTTCACATTATTGCGGGGTCCCTTACAGACACATCAGCAGATGTTCGACTACAAACTTTGAACGCATTGAACAACCTGAGTATGAACATAAGAAATCAAGAACAGCTGAAG GTGTACATTCCTCAGATTTTGGAGATGATAGAAATGTCACCAGTCAATTCAGATTTGCAGCTTGCAGCCTTGAGGTTGCTGACCAATATGTCAGTCACAGACAAACACCAACATCTGATGAGGAACTCCGTCACCCTGTTCCTGTCTCTGCTAGTAGTGAGCAATGAAATCCTTCAG GTTCAGGTTTTAAAGGTCCTGGTGAATTTGTCCTCAAATCCAGATATGATTGAAGACATTGTCCAAGCACAG GCTCCAGCTTCATTGGTTCTTCTGTTTGACTGCTGCACCAAGGTCTCTGTGCTCCTCCGTCTCTTGACGTTAATGGGAAACCTCAGGGCCTGGAGACCCTCGGCCCAGGTTGCAGAGGCCCTGCGCTGGAAGCAGGACTCACTCTTCTGTGTGCTGCTGGACGATTCCTCCCAGGTGCATCATAGACTCCCGCAGTTACTCTCTCACCCTGACGGCGAAGTCAAGGCTCAGGTGGCTAAGATCCTCACGTAG